A window from Zingiber officinale cultivar Zhangliang chromosome 7A, Zo_v1.1, whole genome shotgun sequence encodes these proteins:
- the LOC121999382 gene encoding protein NEDD1-like, whose product MVADFYGGKILLKVKLYVRADLVVASAGDDKKISLWNKNGQSMGSFPSHGSDLADDIEESINCISFSNKSSRYLCSGGSGHIVKIWDLQRKRCIKRLSGHIDTITGVMYNCKDEHLASINEKGDLILHYLASGTRAELKDPNGQVLRVLDYSRFSRHLLSTAGDDGSVHIWDTTGRRPKVSWLKQHSAPTTGICFSPSSDKIIVTVGLDKKLYMFDSGTKRPSYCMPFEAPFSSLAYCDDGNLLAAGTNNGRVVFYDVRGKPQPFTVLRAYSSSEVRYLICQE is encoded by the exons ATGGTGGCTGACTTTTACGGTGGGAAAATCTTACTAAAGGTTAAACTTTATGTTCGTGCAGACCTAGTGGTTGCTAGTGCTGGTGACGATAAAAAGATATCACTTTGGAATAAAAATGGCCAAAGTATGGGATCCTTTCCTTCTCACGGCAGCGACCTTGCTGATGACATTGAG gaatccATAAATTGTATCAGCTTTAGTAATAAAAGTTCTagatatctttgctctggaggaaGTGGGCATATTGTCAAAATATGGGACCTGCAGAGGAAAAGGTGCATCAAACGGTTGAGTGGTCATATTGACACAATTACAGGTGTAATGTACAACTGCAAAGATGAACATTTAGCATCCATCAACGAGAAGGGGGATCTCATACTTCATTATCTTGCTTCCGGAACACGGGCTGAACTCAAGGATCCAAATGGGCAG GTACTAAGAGTACTTGATTATTCTCGATTTAGTCGACATCTTTTGTCAACAGCTGGGGATGATGGATCTGTTCATATTTGGGATACAACTGGTCGCAGACCAAAG GTTTCTTGGTTGAAACAGCATTCTGCCCCAACAACTGGTATTTGCTTCTCTCCATCAAGTGACAAG ATTATTGTTACAGTTGGTCTTGATAAAAAGTTGTATATGTTTGATTCTGGAACAAAAAGACCCTCATATTGCATGCCTTTTGAGGCACCCTTCTCATCGCTGGCATACTGTGATGATGGTAATCTATTGGCTGCTGGGACAAATAATGGACGTGTAGTATTCTATGATGTTCGAGGGAAACCTCAACCTTTCACAGTTCTTCGTGCATACAGTAGTTCAGAGGTAAGATATCTTATCTGCCAAGAATAG